GACTAAGACTAAAATTAGAAGAAATTATTGATAAAAAAGAAGATAGTTTAAGATTTTATCATATATGCCAAAGTTGTATTCCAAAATCTTTTGAAATATGTGATAAAGCTGATATTTTTGAATCTCAAGAGCTTTTTATTTGATTTAAAAAAAGAAAAATCGATTTGAGAACTTTTTTAGCCCATTTTATGGCTCTTTTAGTTAAAATCACTTAATTAAAGTTAGCAAAATAGGTTTAATGAAAATCTATCTTTTGAGATTTGCGAACTTTTATTTTTGATTAAGTTTAAAAGAGCCATATTTGTGCTCTTTATAAACTTATAATTTTATAAAAAATAGAAAATCTCAACTTTTCAAAAAATCAAAAAAAGGTTTGCGAACTTTTTTCTTATTTAAAATGCCTAAAATAGGAGATATTTAAAAATTTATTGTCAAAATGATGAAGTTGTATTTTAAAAAAGGATATACTTTTGCGAACTTTTTACAAAGATTGATAAAATGAGAGTTTGAAAGATTTTGATTAAATTTTAAATTTTTAAATAGCCCATTTTATGGCTGAAAACCTCTCTCCAAGAGAGGTAGTTATTTTGAGACATAAATTCTAAATTTTGCATTTCAATCCTTTTGAAAACCTCTCTCCAAGAGAGGTAGTTATTTTGAGACATAGGTCTGCATTTTTTTGATTTTTTTTTATTTTCATTTTGAAAACCTCTCTCCAAGAGAGGTAGTTATTTTGAGACACTTGCAGCGTGCTGAGTTAAGTTAATTGTTTTTGAGAAAACCTCTCTCCAAGAGAGGTAGTTATTTTGAGACTTTTTAATGATTTTATGAAAATAGGTTTTCTATTTTGAAAACCTCTCTCCAAGAGAGGTAGTTATTTTGAGACATTATTACAGTCTTAATTCCCCTTTTCCAAAAGTTAGGAAAACCTCTCTCCAAGAGAGGTAGTTATTTTGAGACAAATTTCTCCTGCAAATTGTTTTTGAAATTCTAATAAGAAAACCTCTCTCCAAGAGAGGTAGTTATTTTGAGACAATATACTCCTCATCCATTGTCCCATCATTTTTGTGAGGAAAACCTCTCTCCAAGAGAGGTAGTTATTTTGAGACATCCGTGAAAATGAAACAATAGTTCTTTATCTTTTGAAAACCTCTCTCCAAGAGAGGTAGTTATTTTGAGACAATTAGGGCATTTTTCTTCCATTTGCCAGATAAAAATTAGAAAACCTCTCTCCAAGAGAGGTAGTTATTTTGAGACCATAACCTTTCGGCTACTGTATCTTCACCATATGAAAACCTCTCTCCAAGAGAGGTAGTTATTTTGAGACATTAATGCTTCTCCCCATATTCCTACAGAAGAAGTTTGAAAACCTCTCTCCAAGAGAGGTAGTTATTTTGAGACTCTTTTATTAAAGAAATAGTTTCTGTTAAAAAATCGAAAACCTCTCTCCAAGAGAGGTAGTTATTTTGAGACAAATCTCCACTGCAACAATATTATTTTCTGCTTCGAAAACCTCTCTCCAAGAGAGGTAGTTATTTTGAGACATCTTGTGCTTCTTCGTTAGCTGTTTTTATAGAGAAAACCTCTCTCCAAGAGAGGTAGTTATTTTGAGACATTACTACAGAAACAGCCAAAAGAGGAAAAGAAACAGAAAACCTCTCTCCAAGAGAGGTAGTTATTTTGAGACAACCAATTGCGATTCTTTTTTCATCTTCCGTTAAGAAAACCTCTCTCCAAGAGAGGTAGTTATTTTGAGACAAGTTTGTGCAGCAGCAACTGGACTATCCCATGAGAAAACCTCTCTCCAAGAGAGGTAGTTATTTTGAGACTGGTTTGGGTTATGACCTTGACCTTGGTTTGGGGAAAACCTCTCTCCAAGAGAGGTAGTTATTTTGAGACGATCAATTAGATGTTCTTCAACAAATTCATCAAATAGTTGAAAACCTCTCTCCAAGAGAGGTAGTTATTTTGAGACATTTGCAGAACCTATGTATAAGTCTGATTTTTTGTTGGAAAACCTCTCTCCAAGAGAGGTAGTTATTTTGAGACAAATAATCGCTTTTGCTCTTAATTTAGGTAATTTATTTGAAAACCTCTCTCCAAGAGAGGTAGTTATTTTGAGACGAATACAACTTTGCAGTTTCAGCATAAGTGATCGTGTTGAAAACCTCTCTCCAAGAGAGGTAGTTGTTTTGAGACACAATAGGTAATCTTTTTTCATAAGCAAACATTATGAAAACCTCTCTTCAAAGAAAGAAAAATTTAACGAACTTATATTTTCGTTATAAAAATGTATATTTCCATTTTAGATTTATTTAAAAAAGGAAATATACATTATGAAAATATTTTTAAATTTTGCAATTTTTATCATTTTGATTTATTCTTCTATAAAATTACATAAGTATTTACTTAAAAAATATAATAGTTCACCATTTACTCTGTTTAATGTAGTTTTATTTTTTGGTTCATTTTTTATTACCTCTTTTTTAATCTATTTTTTTGAAAAATAAAATAAATTCAAATATAAAAAAAGATAAAATGATATTATTTATTTAGGACTAATATGATTTTAATTTCACTTCTTGGTGTTCACGACTCTTCAATTTTCCCTATTCTTTTCGAATTTAAAGACAAAATCAAAAAACACATTATTATTCATGATGACTCAAAATATGAAAAAACAATTATAAAAAAAGTGATTAATTCAGAAGAAGAGTTTAAAAATTTTTATTCTCTAAATTATCAAACTTTTTCAATTCAAATTGATGAAGATTCTTATGATTCAATTATTTCTTGTTATAAAAAAATTGAAATTTATTCAAATAATGATTTTAAAAATATCTATTTTAATGCAACTGATGGTTTGGTATCTTCTTCGATAATTCTTTCAGATAAACTTCTTGACAATGGTGCAAGTGTTATAGCTTATGATATTTTTGATAATGGTTTTAATCTTGTGACAAAAAATTCAATGGAAAAAAGAAAAATCACTCAAAATATAGATATAAGAACTCACTTAATGCTAAAAGGATATAAGATTGTTTTCACTGGAGCTAAAATTGAAGCAGTTAAGAGAAAAAATCATATATTAAAAATTTGTGAAAATATAGATCTATTACATGAATTTGCAAATAAAATCCAAAATCAAAGTATCGAAAAAA
The genomic region above belongs to Arcobacter ellisii and contains:
- a CDS encoding Card1-like endonuclease domain-containing protein, with translation MILISLLGVHDSSIFPILFEFKDKIKKHIIIHDDSKYEKTIIKKVINSEEEFKNFYSLNYQTFSIQIDEDSYDSIISCYKKIEIYSNNDFKNIYFNATDGLVSSSIILSDKLLDNGASVIAYDIFDNGFNLVTKNSMEKRKITQNIDIRTHLMLKGYKIVFTGAKIEAVKRKNHILKICENIDLLHEFANKIQNQSIEKINGFDGLKSLISQIDKLDDKPFIQGGIFEEYIYWLIEDNFDFDQVMFNVKVEFEENVFNEFDVLMIKDNHLHVIECKLKKFVEGENFVYKLDSVVDYLDDDGKGMILVIGGENDKITTKGNLKRAFSLGTKARARSADILIHHAKTFNKNEFLDNIQKHFFS
- the cas2 gene encoding CRISPR-associated endonuclease Cas2; the encoded protein is MNFIITYDIQNDKRRKKISDELEAFGIRVNYSVFECELNKTKLKRLRLKLEEIIDKKEDSLRFYHICQSCIPKSFEICDKADIFESQELFI